The proteins below come from a single Terriglobales bacterium genomic window:
- a CDS encoding glycosyltransferase family 2 protein yields the protein MVGSESPQVSVLLVTYNSAEYLARCLESLLQQNYPALEIIIVDNASTDKTREILSQFTPPAGINSTVKLNAENRGFAAAQNQAIREAHGAWLLCFNPDVTLRSDFISQLVSAVTQLAVTGEKEIGAVCGKLLRWSPGEQTEFTSIIDCTGMYFTRNMRHLDRGAEGTDHGQYERAEYVFGASGAAALYRRAMVEDVSIDGEFFDEDFFAYREDADLAWRAQILGWKCLYVPAAVGWHVRRVTPERRELLPDLINWHSVKNRFLMRIKNSSAWLFLRLFSPVTVRDLMIVGYAALRNWRLFSALFYPVRHVRRLWRKRQWIQSRRKISDRQLLRWFCNRPRSEPLADNKE from the coding sequence ATGGTAGGGTCGGAATCGCCGCAAGTTTCCGTTCTTCTGGTTACTTACAATTCTGCGGAATATCTGGCGCGATGCCTGGAATCATTGTTGCAGCAGAACTATCCCGCGCTGGAAATCATCATTGTGGATAACGCATCCACGGATAAAACCAGAGAAATACTCTCGCAATTCACCCCGCCTGCTGGGATCAATTCGACGGTTAAGTTAAATGCAGAAAACCGGGGGTTTGCTGCCGCTCAGAACCAGGCAATTCGCGAGGCGCACGGCGCATGGCTGCTTTGCTTCAACCCCGACGTGACTTTACGGTCAGATTTCATCTCCCAACTGGTCTCAGCTGTAACGCAACTTGCTGTGACAGGGGAGAAAGAAATCGGCGCAGTGTGCGGCAAGCTGCTCCGTTGGTCGCCAGGGGAACAAACGGAATTTACATCCATCATTGATTGCACAGGAATGTATTTCACGCGCAACATGCGCCATCTCGATCGAGGCGCTGAAGGAACCGATCACGGCCAGTATGAGCGCGCGGAATATGTATTTGGCGCGAGCGGCGCAGCAGCGTTATATCGCCGAGCCATGGTGGAAGATGTGAGCATTGATGGAGAATTTTTCGATGAAGATTTTTTTGCCTACCGCGAAGACGCCGATTTGGCCTGGCGGGCTCAGATTCTGGGCTGGAAGTGCCTTTACGTTCCGGCTGCGGTGGGCTGGCATGTGCGCCGCGTTACCCCCGAGCGGCGCGAGCTGTTGCCGGACCTCATCAACTGGCATTCGGTAAAGAACCGGTTTCTGATGCGAATCAAGAATTCCTCAGCCTGGCTCTTCCTGCGTTTGTTCTCTCCCGTAACCGTACGCGATCTCATGATCGTGGGCTATGCCGCGCTGCGTAACTGGCGGCTATTCTCTGCACTTTTTTATCCGGTTCGTCATGTCCGCCGGCTCTGGCGAAAACGGCAATGGATTCAATCCAGGCGCAAAATCTCAGACCGCCAATTGTTACGCTGGTTCTGCAATCGGCCACGGAGCGAACCTCTGGCAGACAACAAAGAGTAG
- a CDS encoding DUF3857 domain-containing protein — translation MPKFTGLLFFGFFLFLSAFAYGQTTPSPAATPTPSNDSAAPASKTADYSQEAVVYESYHTVERFESDGTGKKNVTARIRVQSEAGVDQLGQLVFGYNAASEKFDIDYVRVRRADGSVVTATPDAVQDMTAPVLREAPVYTDYREKHVTVPALRPGEILEYSITTTTHTPLAPGQFWLEYDFAKHGILLDEQLEVNVPANKKIKLKNKDEYAPKISQEGDRKIYTWKSSHLDQEEDDDSSSSAADKKKKKKHTYKDEISDVELTTFQSWEELGRWYASLEKDRITPTPEIKAKAAELTKNAQTDIGKIQDLYDYVARNFRYVSLSLGRGRYQPHPAGEILANQYGDCKDKHTLLSAMLRGIGLSANAVLIDSSRKLDEDVPSPSQFDHVITVVPLGKQMLWMDTTSEIAPFQLLLSPLRAKKALMIPQDGAPKIVETPSDPAVPNYQIVELDGKISDLGKLDAHVRMELRGDSEVMLRSLMRRVPRSKWKDVMKYGAATQGLDGEVSNLQLSDLESTNEPLTVEYQIAVANFFDWSGKQTEIELPTLMRFSLPNADPDPDPEDDPIPFGGPIEFTTRFHLLLPSKFTLGSMVPVNLVRDYGEYHSTYKTDNQSANGQRKISIKVRELPVTRSRDYLAFRRAVESDGDQKISLENVSANNNSTPTVPQTAKAEDLEDAARSAIEAQHYEIAVTLLKRVVELEPKHADAWLQLGVVYGILRNFDLSEQAFHKQIELNPYDDRAYGGLGLTLFQQDKFDDAISAYRKQLEINPLDLRAHSMLGTIYSNRHRWTDAAPEFEQAVSLQPDNALLRAELGSAYLNMDLADKALAAFDKAVQLDRSPEILNDVSYELTEKNVHLDRALQYAQSAVDETATRLRTVTLDHPEMTEIALVNSLASYWDTLGWVYFRQGEFDRAEKYIRAAMGLTQHGEVIDHLGQIYEKRGKTDEAIHWYAVALASPHPSPDTRGRLAKLAGGDGKVDPIVKKYKDELAKLRTIPLGKVLPQDKDKAQSATASDPSGDFLLLVSTLGQTEDAKWVRGSEELKSLSSKLRAANNNMTFPDGTPTKVLRRGTVQCSSHTGECSLVLMDSDAVNAVD, via the coding sequence ATGCCCAAGTTCACCGGTTTGCTCTTCTTTGGTTTTTTTCTGTTTTTGTCCGCGTTTGCTTATGGGCAAACCACTCCTAGCCCCGCTGCCACCCCCACGCCCTCAAACGATAGCGCGGCCCCCGCCTCGAAAACCGCGGACTATTCCCAGGAAGCGGTTGTGTATGAGTCCTATCACACCGTGGAACGCTTCGAGAGTGATGGAACCGGCAAAAAGAATGTGACCGCGCGTATCCGCGTGCAGAGCGAAGCCGGCGTGGATCAGCTTGGTCAACTCGTCTTCGGCTACAACGCTGCCAGTGAGAAGTTCGACATTGATTATGTACGGGTCCGCCGCGCCGACGGATCGGTTGTGACCGCCACGCCCGACGCCGTGCAGGATATGACCGCTCCCGTGTTGCGTGAAGCGCCGGTGTACACCGATTACCGCGAAAAACACGTTACCGTGCCCGCGCTTCGGCCTGGAGAGATCCTGGAATACTCCATCACTACGACCACGCACACGCCGCTGGCGCCGGGGCAATTCTGGCTGGAATATGACTTCGCCAAACATGGCATCTTGCTCGACGAGCAATTGGAAGTCAACGTTCCCGCGAACAAAAAGATCAAACTTAAAAATAAAGACGAATACGCTCCCAAGATTTCGCAGGAGGGAGACCGCAAAATTTACACCTGGAAGAGCTCGCATCTTGACCAGGAGGAAGATGACGATTCTTCTTCTTCCGCCGCCGATAAAAAGAAAAAGAAGAAACATACTTACAAAGATGAAATATCGGATGTAGAGCTGACCACTTTCCAGAGTTGGGAAGAGCTTGGGCGCTGGTATGCCAGTCTGGAAAAAGACCGCATCACACCCACGCCCGAGATCAAGGCCAAAGCCGCAGAGTTGACCAAGAATGCGCAGACCGACATCGGCAAGATACAAGACCTCTACGATTACGTAGCCAGGAACTTCCGTTACGTGAGCCTTTCGCTGGGAAGAGGACGTTACCAGCCGCATCCTGCCGGTGAAATCCTCGCCAATCAATATGGCGATTGCAAAGACAAACACACGCTGTTGAGCGCCATGTTGCGCGGCATTGGCCTCAGCGCAAATGCCGTACTGATTGATAGCTCGCGCAAGCTCGATGAAGACGTGCCTTCGCCTTCGCAGTTCGACCACGTCATCACAGTTGTGCCTCTGGGTAAGCAGATGCTTTGGATGGATACAACCTCTGAAATCGCTCCCTTTCAGTTGCTGCTGAGTCCTCTTCGCGCCAAGAAGGCGCTCATGATTCCTCAGGATGGGGCGCCTAAAATTGTAGAGACCCCTTCCGATCCTGCCGTACCCAACTACCAGATTGTTGAACTGGATGGCAAAATTTCCGACCTGGGAAAGCTGGATGCGCACGTTCGTATGGAATTGCGCGGTGATTCTGAGGTGATGCTGCGCTCTCTCATGCGCCGCGTCCCGCGCAGCAAGTGGAAAGATGTAATGAAATATGGAGCGGCAACACAGGGGCTCGATGGCGAAGTTTCCAACCTTCAACTGAGCGACCTGGAATCCACCAACGAACCGCTCACTGTCGAATACCAGATTGCAGTCGCGAACTTTTTCGATTGGTCCGGGAAGCAGACTGAGATCGAGCTGCCCACGTTAATGCGTTTCTCGCTTCCTAATGCTGATCCAGACCCCGATCCGGAAGACGACCCTATCCCCTTCGGCGGTCCCATTGAATTTACTACCCGTTTTCACTTGCTGCTCCCGTCAAAATTCACTCTGGGTTCAATGGTGCCGGTAAATTTGGTGCGCGATTACGGTGAATATCACTCTACCTATAAAACAGATAATCAAAGTGCAAATGGTCAACGCAAGATTTCCATCAAAGTGCGCGAACTGCCGGTCACCCGCTCGCGCGATTATCTTGCGTTTCGCCGCGCCGTGGAATCCGATGGCGATCAAAAAATCTCACTGGAGAACGTGAGTGCCAACAACAATTCGACGCCAACTGTTCCCCAAACTGCAAAAGCAGAAGATCTGGAAGATGCCGCCCGTTCGGCGATTGAGGCGCAGCATTATGAGATCGCAGTAACGCTGCTGAAACGCGTCGTCGAGCTTGAGCCCAAGCACGCTGATGCCTGGCTGCAACTGGGCGTGGTGTACGGAATTCTGCGCAATTTTGATCTTTCGGAACAGGCCTTCCATAAGCAGATCGAGCTCAACCCCTATGATGATCGCGCTTATGGCGGTTTGGGTTTGACCCTCTTTCAGCAGGATAAATTCGACGATGCTATTTCTGCCTATCGCAAGCAACTGGAGATCAATCCTCTCGATCTCAGGGCGCATTCCATGTTGGGGACGATTTATTCCAACCGCCACCGGTGGACTGACGCCGCTCCTGAATTCGAGCAGGCCGTCTCGCTTCAGCCCGATAACGCCCTGCTGCGCGCTGAACTGGGCAGCGCATATCTCAACATGGACTTGGCCGATAAAGCTTTGGCCGCTTTTGACAAGGCCGTGCAGTTGGACCGCTCTCCTGAGATTTTGAACGACGTGAGTTACGAGCTTACGGAGAAAAATGTTCATCTCGATCGCGCCCTGCAATATGCCCAGAGCGCAGTGGATGAAACCGCCACCCGCCTGCGCACGGTAACTCTGGACCATCCCGAGATGACAGAGATCGCGTTGGTGAACAGCCTGGCTTCTTATTGGGATACGCTCGGCTGGGTGTACTTCCGCCAGGGAGAGTTTGACCGGGCAGAGAAATATATTCGGGCCGCCATGGGACTTACCCAGCACGGCGAGGTCATTGATCACCTCGGGCAAATCTACGAAAAACGCGGCAAAACCGACGAGGCCATCCACTGGTATGCCGTTGCACTGGCGAGCCCGCATCCCAGTCCTGATACACGCGGCCGGTTGGCCAAACTGGCAGGCGGTGACGGCAAGGTTGATCCAATCGTAAAAAAATATAAAGACGAGTTGGCCAAATTGCGGACCATTCCTTTGGGCAAGGTTCTGCCCCAGGATAAGGATAAGGCGCAAAGTGCCACCGCTTCCGACCCCAGTGGCGACTTCCTTCTCCTGGTTTCTACTTTAGGGCAGACTGAGGATGCAAAATGGGTCCGGGGCAGCGAGGAATTGAAGAGTCTCAGCAGCAAGTTGCGCGCAGCCAATAACAACATGACTTTCCCTGACGGAACTCCGACCAAAGTGCTGCGACGCGGCACCGTGCAGTGCTCCTCCCACACCGGCGAGTGCAGCCTGGTTCTGATGGATTCCGATGCGGTCAACGCAGTGGATTAG